From a region of the Paenibacillus lutimineralis genome:
- a CDS encoding alpha/beta fold hydrolase: MRYDLRGYGLSSTPNSPFSNVNDLKALIDSLKLQNVTLVGSSMGGSVATDFTLTYPHLVKALILVSPSINGNSYPLKMMWQGTKNYINLQHNPQKLIRSFFRIPCFLTIFPVC; this comes from the coding sequence ATTCGATATGATCTACGGGGATATGGTCTTTCCAGCACACCAAACTCTCCCTTCTCCAATGTAAATGATTTAAAAGCGTTGATTGATTCCTTGAAACTTCAAAACGTTACTTTAGTGGGTTCTTCCATGGGTGGCAGCGTTGCTACAGACTTTACTCTCACTTATCCTCATCTAGTCAAAGCTCTTATTTTAGTTTCACCCTCCATAAACGGTAATTCTTATCCTTTGAAAATGATGTGGCAAGGAACAAAAAATTATATTAATCTTCAACATAATCCTCAAAAACTGATCAGATCATTTTTCCGGATACCCTGTTTTTTAACTATCTTTCCCGTATGCTAA
- a CDS encoding dihydrofolate reductase family protein produces the protein MRKLVLFLHASLDGFVEGPNGEMDIGWVSYDADLEKHAEEILSTTDTVIWGRGTYQMMHSYWPSVPSNPSASQHERNHAEWIEKTAKIVFSTTLEKVEWNNSRLVKEDVEEEIKNLKQQPGKDMVILGSPRLAHHLMQLDLIDEYKITVSPVLIGRGLPLFQGLKEKINLKLIENKTFDSGAIGLVYQTVR, from the coding sequence ATGAGAAAACTCGTTCTATTTTTACACGCTTCGCTTGACGGTTTTGTTGAAGGGCCAAACGGTGAAATGGACATTGGCTGGGTTTCCTACGATGCTGATTTGGAGAAACACGCGGAAGAAATTCTGAGTACTACCGACACTGTCATTTGGGGACGTGGGACTTATCAGATGATGCACAGTTACTGGCCATCTGTGCCTTCGAACCCATCAGCTTCGCAGCATGAACGGAATCATGCCGAGTGGATCGAAAAGACAGCCAAAATCGTTTTTTCCACGACGCTGGAGAAAGTCGAATGGAACAATTCCAGACTGGTGAAAGAAGATGTCGAGGAAGAGATCAAGAACCTCAAGCAGCAGCCAGGCAAGGATATGGTCATCCTCGGCAGTCCTAGGCTCGCACACCACCTTATGCAGCTTGATTTAATTGATGAGTATAAAATTACGGTTTCTCCCGTTCTGATCGGTAGGGGATTGCCGTTATTCCAAGGTCTCAAGGAGAAGATCAATCTTAAACTAATCGAAAACAAGACCTTTGATTCTGGAGCTATAGGTCTCGTTTACCAGACGGTAAGATGA
- a CDS encoding DUF4261 domain-containing protein, protein MNEMLNEENDLGFARVYAVELKFKQEPKLDRDLLYKKMELYTGRTSMPEAEESAAEELAVWEANEEYEGTLLHFFHLNYMVQYTEGELPAQTSLMNIEHRPAEDYNTALQQSWHWQEAAETLEQCNHTLLLVDMMAAGLEPQSRLQLFSGALRAVLEACPCDAIYFRESDKLLEPNEYLSAVEQGNLLYGALNIRFYNVEGTGSGRAEGLMDSVGLAALGIPDVQCHYFDLEPNEVAEQLGNIAYYLYNQGDIIKDGETIGISEDMRWRCEHQYSLVEPRRVVIDLDPGEPYYAGRQGSQEE, encoded by the coding sequence ATGAATGAAATGCTGAATGAAGAGAATGATCTTGGCTTTGCACGTGTCTATGCTGTTGAACTAAAGTTCAAGCAGGAGCCGAAGCTGGATCGGGATTTACTTTATAAGAAAATGGAGCTTTACACAGGCAGGACAAGCATGCCGGAAGCGGAAGAATCCGCGGCCGAGGAGCTTGCCGTGTGGGAGGCTAATGAGGAATATGAGGGAACGCTGCTACATTTTTTTCATCTGAACTATATGGTTCAATATACGGAAGGAGAACTGCCGGCTCAGACCAGCTTGATGAATATCGAACATCGCCCGGCCGAGGATTACAACACAGCGCTGCAGCAGTCCTGGCATTGGCAGGAAGCCGCTGAAACCTTGGAGCAATGCAATCATACTTTGTTATTGGTAGACATGATGGCTGCAGGGTTAGAGCCTCAATCACGGCTGCAGCTGTTTAGCGGTGCGCTTCGTGCGGTTCTGGAGGCCTGCCCTTGTGACGCGATATACTTCCGTGAGAGCGATAAGCTGCTTGAGCCTAACGAATACCTGTCTGCTGTAGAGCAAGGCAATTTACTATATGGCGCGTTAAATATCCGGTTCTATAATGTGGAAGGAACCGGTAGCGGAAGAGCAGAGGGACTCATGGATTCGGTGGGGCTGGCAGCGCTGGGGATTCCCGACGTGCAATGTCATTATTTTGATCTGGAACCAAATGAGGTTGCTGAGCAACTGGGAAATATCGCTTACTATCTATATAATCAGGGCGATATCATTAAGGACGGAGAGACGATTGGGATTAGCGAAGATATGCGTTGGCGGTGTGAGCATCAATACTCACTGGTAGAACCTCGCCGTGTCGTGATCGATCTTGATCCAGGAGAGCCTTATTATGCCGGTAGACAGGGCAGCCAAGAAGAATAA
- a CDS encoding GNAT family N-acetyltransferase: MLFESARVKLRKMTTDDTALYHTWRNDQEIMRSTNPSLDVYSPQDTQAFVEHVILGSTSSKSYILLEKESETPIGVLALVNIDYKNQNSECIIDIGEKKYWGQGYGSEGMKLLLGYCFYEMNMHRLSLRVFSFNDRAIRLYKSLGFQQEGLSKEVLFREGKWHDIVHMGLLQRDYIEMQQRLE, from the coding sequence ATGCTATTCGAATCAGCACGTGTTAAGTTACGGAAAATGACCACTGACGATACAGCGTTGTACCATACCTGGAGAAATGATCAGGAGATTATGCGATCGACGAACCCTAGTTTAGATGTATACTCCCCCCAGGATACCCAAGCTTTTGTTGAGCATGTCATTTTGGGCTCCACGTCCTCTAAAAGCTATATTTTACTTGAGAAAGAAAGTGAGACTCCGATTGGAGTTCTGGCCTTGGTCAATATCGATTACAAGAACCAGAATTCAGAGTGCATTATTGATATCGGGGAGAAGAAGTATTGGGGCCAGGGCTACGGTTCCGAGGGGATGAAGCTGCTGCTGGGGTATTGCTTCTATGAGATGAATATGCACCGCTTGTCACTTAGAGTGTTCTCGTTCAACGACAGGGCAATCCGTCTGTATAAGAGCTTAGGCTTTCAACAGGAGGGCTTAAGCAAGGAGGTATTATTCAGAGAAGGGAAATGGCATGATATAGTCCATATGGGTCTGCTTCAGCGTGATTATATAGAGATGCAGCAACGATTAGAATAG
- a CDS encoding TetR family transcriptional regulator — translation MAPKVSEDYKQERKRELLKAAKRVFIKKGFVHTSMQDIMDEAGVSRGTFYAYFDNIDHVFMEVLKFDDQQIIQFFAPPVEGSVWMHIKHWVEEQQAYIESLHETLILAKSEFFLSSQYVKNKASFPYITERYSETAAAIERVIEAGMHCGEFRPELQPDVIARFLISFMNGLMLDTYQLGPESTKVKEQLVALLFSMEQMLRPIHELRS, via the coding sequence ATGGCTCCGAAAGTGAGCGAGGATTACAAGCAGGAACGGAAGCGAGAGCTGCTGAAGGCAGCCAAAAGGGTTTTTATCAAGAAAGGATTCGTCCATACTTCGATGCAGGATATTATGGACGAAGCAGGAGTTTCACGAGGGACCTTTTACGCCTATTTTGACAATATCGATCATGTATTTATGGAGGTTCTGAAATTTGATGATCAACAGATCATACAGTTTTTTGCTCCTCCGGTCGAAGGTTCAGTATGGATGCACATCAAGCACTGGGTGGAGGAGCAGCAGGCTTATATTGAATCGCTTCATGAGACGCTAATTCTGGCGAAGTCGGAGTTTTTCCTCTCATCCCAATATGTGAAGAATAAAGCTTCTTTTCCCTACATAACCGAGCGCTATAGTGAAACTGCTGCAGCTATTGAGCGAGTTATTGAAGCAGGGATGCATTGTGGAGAATTTAGGCCGGAGCTACAGCCTGATGTGATAGCCAGATTTCTTATTTCCTTCATGAACGGCTTAATGCTGGATACCTATCAATTAGGTCCTGAGAGTACCAAGGTTAAGGAGCAGCTAGTAGCTCTTTTGTTCTCGATGGAGCAAATGCTACGTCCAATTCATGAATTAAGATCATAA
- a CDS encoding ankyrin repeat domain-containing protein — protein MNSLLSNEEQQATQGENQEMNKLNRDLLQAVTEGDQEAVKKRLAEGADIDATDRGGRTSAMIAVHTDQLEMFELLVEHGANINIRDDRLDNPLLYSGAEGKMDFLKAAIAAGADTTITNRFGGTALIPAADRGHVEIVRELLANSDVDVNHINNLGWTALLEAIILGDGGKDHQQIVDLLIAGGADVNLADNKGVTPLEHAKNRGYREMITALTNAGAS, from the coding sequence ATGAACTCCTTGTTATCTAATGAGGAGCAACAAGCAACTCAAGGGGAGAACCAAGAAATGAACAAGTTGAACCGTGATTTATTACAAGCTGTAACAGAAGGTGACCAGGAAGCAGTGAAAAAACGGCTTGCCGAGGGGGCCGATATCGATGCTACAGATCGGGGAGGCCGGACGTCGGCTATGATTGCAGTGCACACCGATCAACTTGAAATGTTTGAACTTCTCGTTGAGCATGGAGCGAATATTAATATCCGGGACGATCGGCTGGACAATCCGTTGCTCTATTCGGGAGCGGAAGGGAAGATGGATTTCCTAAAAGCGGCCATCGCTGCAGGAGCTGATACGACAATTACGAATCGGTTCGGAGGGACGGCACTCATTCCGGCTGCTGATCGCGGGCATGTTGAGATCGTTCGTGAACTGCTTGCAAATTCGGATGTTGATGTGAATCACATCAACAATCTTGGTTGGACCGCTCTATTGGAGGCGATCATTCTTGGCGACGGCGGCAAGGATCATCAACAGATCGTGGATCTACTGATCGCGGGTGGAGCCGATGTGAATCTGGCCGATAACAAAGGAGTGACACCTCTGGAGCATGCCAAGAACCGTGGATACCGTGAGATGATTACTGCTTTAACAAACGCTGGTGCTTCTTAA
- the cdaS gene encoding sporulation-specific diadenylate cyclase CdaS, translated as MPDNNCNAYPLKEHLEKRLEEISSLAQQNIELLEDENVCLITEFENMRSVMTDIVTTAASFYLNCYLSPYTAKYRDLTICMRNLSERKHGALIVVERKDSLDPLISSNIPIGGTLTHALLESIFYPGNPLHDGAVLIRSDTVVSAANVLPLSSIHVTDKKLGTRHRAAIGLTERCDALVLVVSEETGQASFAISGVLHPVNVSPF; from the coding sequence ATGCCTGACAACAATTGCAATGCCTACCCACTCAAGGAGCATTTGGAGAAGCGTCTTGAAGAGATATCTTCATTAGCCCAACAAAATATAGAGCTACTGGAAGATGAAAATGTATGTCTCATCACGGAGTTTGAAAATATGAGAAGTGTCATGACGGATATTGTGACGACTGCGGCGTCCTTTTACTTAAACTGCTACCTATCCCCCTATACAGCGAAATATAGAGACTTAACGATATGTATGCGGAATTTATCCGAACGGAAGCATGGCGCGCTTATTGTCGTGGAACGGAAGGACTCGCTGGATCCGCTGATTTCGTCTAACATCCCGATTGGCGGAACGTTAACCCATGCTTTGCTCGAGTCCATCTTCTATCCTGGTAATCCTCTTCATGACGGCGCTGTACTGATTCGCTCCGATACCGTTGTTTCAGCGGCTAACGTTCTTCCCTTATCGAGCATTCATGTCACAGACAAGAAACTGGGAACAAGACATCGCGCAGCGATCGGCCTGACCGAACGCTGTGATGCCCTGGTCCTCGTCGTATCCGAAGAGACCGGACAGGCTTCATTTGCAATAAGCGGTGTGCTGCATCCGGTTAATGTATCGCCTTTCTAA
- a CDS encoding DNA topology modulation protein gives MKIIIIGANGSGKSTFARELGGILNIPVHHLDYYFWKPGWQETPPEEWNEFISNLVQEDQWIIDGYYGRTLDIRLEAADVIFFMDLSPWVTTYRVIKRRIQYHGKSRPDLNEGCPESIDWPFIKYSWNFRRDKRPAVMDKLKKYSTDKKMIMVKHSKQAESILNEIRNNGRIDLNAVF, from the coding sequence ATGAAAATCATAATTATAGGAGCAAACGGGTCAGGAAAGTCTACCTTCGCACGTGAGCTTGGAGGAATCTTGAACATCCCTGTTCATCATTTGGATTATTACTTCTGGAAGCCGGGATGGCAGGAAACCCCGCCGGAAGAGTGGAACGAGTTCATTAGCAACTTGGTTCAAGAAGATCAGTGGATCATCGACGGATATTATGGGAGAACTCTGGATATTCGCTTGGAGGCAGCGGATGTCATCTTCTTCATGGATCTCTCTCCATGGGTTACCACCTACCGGGTGATCAAGAGGAGAATTCAATATCATGGAAAATCCAGGCCGGATTTAAATGAGGGTTGTCCCGAGTCTATCGACTGGCCATTCATCAAGTACAGCTGGAATTTCAGAAGAGATAAAAGGCCGGCAGTGATGGATAAGTTGAAGAAGTATTCGACGGATAAAAAAATGATTATGGTTAAACATTCTAAGCAGGCTGAGTCCATATTAAATGAGATAAGAAATAATGGAAGGATTGACTTGAATGCTGTATTTTGA
- a CDS encoding class I SAM-dependent methyltransferase, with protein MFSYYSNLCTEVYDLTKPVGQSISGDIEYYLDRLKSCKGRILEAAVGSGRMLIPLLQAGLLVDGIDYSPEMLASCRKHCEERGLNPVLYEGKLQSFSLPHKYEAIIIPTGSFCLVEDRQDSLNALQCFYDHLVPGGRIIIDLILPDTIEAGKMSTSTYALPSGDAITLENKLVEVNLLHNFTVSYLKYEKWREGKLIQSELQRFALRWYGIEEFKLVLEKTGFTDIVCSTDYMYNQEPTNSNQTFTFEAVRK; from the coding sequence ATGTTCAGTTATTACAGTAATCTTTGTACGGAAGTTTATGACCTTACCAAGCCTGTCGGGCAATCCATCAGTGGCGATATCGAGTACTATCTAGATAGACTCAAATCCTGTAAAGGACGAATTCTGGAAGCTGCCGTAGGATCCGGTCGTATGCTCATTCCGCTTTTACAAGCTGGACTACTGGTAGATGGAATCGATTATTCTCCTGAAATGCTAGCATCTTGCCGTAAACACTGTGAAGAGAGAGGCTTGAATCCGGTATTATATGAAGGAAAACTGCAAAGTTTCTCACTGCCTCATAAGTATGAAGCGATTATTATTCCTACAGGGTCCTTTTGTCTGGTTGAAGATCGCCAAGACTCGCTCAATGCTCTACAATGCTTCTACGATCATCTTGTACCTGGGGGACGAATTATCATCGACTTGATCCTACCAGATACGATTGAAGCAGGGAAGATGAGTACCTCCACCTATGCCCTTCCATCCGGTGATGCGATTACCCTGGAGAACAAGCTGGTTGAAGTTAATTTGCTCCACAATTTCACGGTCTCCTACCTGAAGTATGAGAAATGGCGCGAAGGGAAGCTTATCCAATCCGAGCTGCAACGTTTTGCGCTGCGCTGGTACGGAATCGAAGAATTCAAGCTTGTATTAGAAAAGACCGGCTTCACAGACATTGTATGCTCCACTGATTATATGTACAACCAAGAGCCGACGAATAGCAATCAGACATTTACGTTTGAAGCTGTTCGGAAATAA
- a CDS encoding VOC family protein, which produces MKPRITVITIGVDDLERALQFYRDGLGLPTEGIIGTEFEHGAVAFFDLQAGLRLAIWKRTDIAYDTKLSLAKPSPTEFTLGHNVGSREEVDLVMEQAQKAGATITVSAHDTFWGGYSGYFQDPDGHLWEVVWNPEWEA; this is translated from the coding sequence ATGAAGCCGAGGATTACTGTAATCACCATAGGTGTTGATGATCTGGAAAGAGCACTGCAGTTTTATCGCGATGGACTTGGTTTGCCGACGGAAGGCATCATAGGGACTGAATTCGAGCATGGTGCCGTTGCGTTCTTCGATTTGCAAGCTGGATTAAGGCTCGCTATTTGGAAACGCACAGACATTGCATACGATACGAAGCTGAGTCTAGCAAAGCCTAGTCCTACTGAATTTACACTCGGTCATAATGTAGGATCGAGAGAAGAAGTGGATTTGGTTATGGAGCAAGCTCAGAAAGCGGGGGCTACGATAACCGTTTCGGCCCACGATACTTTCTGGGGAGGTTATTCAGGTTATTTTCAAGATCCAGACGGGCATTTATGGGAAGTCGTATGGAATCCGGAGTGGGAAGCGTAA
- a CDS encoding GNAT family N-acetyltransferase, which produces MNGTIRITKLSTTEEAQILNAAFAERYPWYTEGEYFFNCLEENREGQRITLIAYYKECLAGCCHLLYESKYPYFRDHQIPEINDLNVFPEYRRMKIASRLFDEFEQIASDTSRYIGLGVGLYKDYGNAQRMYMSRGYIADGNGITYENVPVVPGRSVVVDDELLIYLVKDLQK; this is translated from the coding sequence ATGAACGGCACAATTCGGATTACAAAACTATCGACTACAGAAGAAGCTCAAATATTGAATGCAGCATTTGCTGAACGTTATCCTTGGTACACTGAAGGAGAGTATTTCTTCAATTGTCTCGAAGAGAATCGGGAAGGCCAACGGATCACATTAATAGCTTATTATAAGGAGTGTTTGGCTGGGTGCTGCCATTTGCTATACGAATCGAAGTATCCCTATTTTCGAGATCATCAAATTCCTGAGATCAACGATCTGAATGTCTTTCCAGAGTATAGAAGAATGAAAATCGCCAGTCGATTATTCGACGAATTCGAGCAAATCGCCAGCGATACCTCAAGGTATATTGGGTTAGGCGTTGGGTTATATAAGGACTACGGAAATGCGCAGAGAATGTACATGTCCCGTGGTTATATTGCGGATGGCAATGGTATAACATATGAGAATGTGCCTGTTGTACCCGGTCGGTCTGTCGTCGTAGATGATGAACTATTAATTTACCTAGTTAAAGATCTGCAAAAGTGA
- a CDS encoding YobA family protein — translation MKKIVILAMVFMVLIGCNQGASQFEGEGYILEVADQRILVIEKNFPGKSWKDMNEYTGDAIWLSTKKKGLKPGQKVQYQIRGGIDESYPAQAEAKDIKIINEGKK, via the coding sequence ATGAAGAAAATTGTTATATTGGCCATGGTCTTCATGGTGCTGATCGGCTGTAATCAAGGTGCTTCTCAATTTGAGGGGGAAGGATATATTCTGGAAGTAGCTGATCAACGCATTTTAGTAATTGAGAAGAATTTCCCCGGGAAGAGTTGGAAGGATATGAATGAATATACTGGTGACGCCATTTGGCTCAGTACGAAGAAGAAAGGCTTGAAGCCAGGTCAGAAGGTTCAGTATCAAATTAGAGGTGGGATCGACGAGTCTTACCCTGCGCAGGCAGAAGCAAAAGATATCAAGATTATAAATGAGGGAAAAAAATGA
- a CDS encoding GNAT family N-acetyltransferase, whose translation MAIIYKVNLFFLLEHPTGSSMYSARIIRKGGLDLDIAKAESSDLLNILELQYEAYQSEAEIYGEMIPPLKQTIGELEEEFKEGIILKAAVHGEIVGSVRAKIQDEVCLIGKLIVKPQYQNQGIGQRLMKAIEEAHGHLKRIELFTGHKSTRNLALYHKLGYRIYKEEEVNEDLTMVYMYKEV comes from the coding sequence TTGGCCATTATTTACAAGGTCAATCTTTTCTTTTTATTGGAACACCCTACTGGGAGTAGTATGTACTCTGCAAGAATTATCCGGAAAGGAGGGCTTGATTTGGATATTGCAAAAGCAGAAAGTTCTGATTTGCTCAACATCCTGGAACTCCAGTATGAAGCCTATCAGAGTGAGGCTGAGATTTATGGGGAGATGATTCCTCCGCTCAAGCAGACTATAGGCGAGTTAGAAGAAGAGTTCAAGGAAGGGATTATTTTAAAGGCAGCTGTTCACGGGGAAATTGTCGGTTCTGTACGTGCGAAAATCCAAGATGAAGTCTGCTTGATAGGGAAGCTTATCGTTAAGCCTCAGTATCAGAATCAAGGAATCGGCCAAAGATTAATGAAAGCAATAGAGGAAGCTCATGGTCATCTAAAGAGAATAGAGCTATTCACTGGGCATAAAAGTACAAGAAATCTGGCCCTGTATCACAAATTAGGGTATCGGATATATAAGGAGGAAGAGGTGAATGAGGACCTGACGATGGTATATATGTATAAGGAGGTCTAG
- a CDS encoding class I SAM-dependent methyltransferase, whose protein sequence is MKKKYHILSGEGIGKMQEQSLQNKKAWEHRAYEFWHKRDGTPQEKASQIVANPIACLKKHSPYFENVAGKRVANLCGSNGRKAVPIALLGAEVTVFDISEENRRYALELAESANTTIEYIVTDIYEIDLQKYGGYFDLLYLEGGILHYFSDIDRFMSILFGLLKHGGTLILSDFHPLRKCIISQGDVDYFDRELRSGSVAYKDFFAEEEQSEFPDVSIRLYTLSEIINSVLSAGFQLQRFEEHRGWENENIPWEFTIVASNET, encoded by the coding sequence ATGAAGAAGAAGTATCATATCCTGAGCGGAGAGGGGATAGGTAAAATGCAGGAACAGAGTCTACAGAATAAGAAGGCTTGGGAGCATCGGGCATATGAATTTTGGCACAAAAGGGATGGTACCCCCCAAGAGAAAGCTAGCCAAATCGTAGCAAACCCCATAGCGTGCTTAAAAAAGCACAGTCCTTATTTTGAAAATGTTGCGGGGAAAAGAGTAGCCAATCTTTGCGGGTCTAATGGAAGAAAAGCTGTACCCATTGCTTTATTAGGGGCAGAAGTGACTGTGTTCGACATCTCCGAGGAAAATAGAAGGTACGCTTTGGAATTGGCGGAAAGTGCGAATACGACCATTGAATATATCGTCACGGATATTTATGAGATTGACCTGCAGAAATACGGGGGATATTTTGACCTGCTTTATTTGGAAGGCGGGATATTGCACTATTTTAGTGATATCGATAGATTTATGTCCATTCTCTTTGGATTATTGAAGCATGGTGGGACTTTGATCCTTAGTGACTTCCATCCTCTGAGAAAATGCATTATTAGCCAAGGTGATGTTGACTATTTTGATAGGGAACTAAGAAGCGGTAGTGTAGCTTACAAGGACTTTTTTGCTGAAGAGGAGCAGTCGGAGTTCCCTGATGTCTCCATCCGATTATATACGTTGAGTGAAATTATCAATTCCGTGCTGTCTGCGGGTTTCCAATTGCAGAGATTCGAAGAGCACCGTGGGTGGGAGAATGAAAACATCCCTTGGGAGTTTACGATCGTGGCGTCTAACGAAACGTAG
- a CDS encoding PadR family transcriptional regulator: MTRLMVLGLLTKNPMSGYEMQQILQQSKTDTWAGILPGSIYHALKTMEKEELVEIESVEQTGHRTKAVYRITGQGRQEFVKLLEKALRQSSVTFPTTTYTAITFLHALPIDTVLDALAEQRRMIEQQYEMMKAGEQQKESYKDYTEIVQLTFQNMYDHYEIQLKFLAQLEELIRKHPHLFSEGSKVQ; encoded by the coding sequence ATGACTCGGCTCATGGTGTTAGGTTTATTAACTAAGAATCCGATGTCGGGATATGAGATGCAGCAGATTTTGCAGCAATCCAAGACCGACACATGGGCGGGCATTCTGCCGGGATCGATTTATCATGCGTTAAAAACTATGGAGAAAGAGGAGTTGGTTGAAATCGAGTCGGTGGAGCAGACCGGGCATCGTACCAAAGCGGTTTACCGTATTACGGGACAGGGACGCCAGGAATTTGTGAAACTGCTTGAGAAAGCTTTACGACAATCATCCGTCACCTTTCCTACAACAACCTATACCGCCATTACTTTTCTACACGCGCTGCCTATAGATACCGTATTGGACGCATTAGCCGAGCAGCGCAGAATGATCGAACAGCAATACGAAATGATGAAAGCTGGCGAACAACAAAAGGAATCCTACAAAGATTACACCGAGATCGTCCAGTTAACCTTTCAAAACATGTACGATCATTATGAAATTCAATTGAAATTTCTTGCTCAGCTGGAGGAATTGATCCGAAAACATCCTCATTTATTTTCAGAAGGGAGTAAAGTCCAATGA
- a CDS encoding ABC transporter ATP-binding protein yields MNERRILLQAEQLSKNYGSRTVVNQIRLKVHEGELLAVIGPNGAGKSTTIEMLLGLRRPDQGSITYWRQDYLAQIGVQLQATPFFPSLSCIENLRLFAAFYKTKLDPEKGRSLLSLCGLQDVVDTEASRLSGGQQKRLAIAIATVHDPQLVFLDEPTSALDPRSRQEIHTVIRKLAEAGTAVVFTSHDMEEVQKLADRVTMISSGSIIAEGVPEELCEQYQVSHMNELYLKLTSKEAAAACL; encoded by the coding sequence ATGAACGAAAGGCGAATTTTGCTTCAAGCGGAGCAGCTGTCGAAAAATTATGGCTCCCGCACCGTTGTTAATCAAATACGGCTTAAGGTTCACGAGGGAGAGCTATTGGCAGTTATCGGGCCTAATGGTGCCGGCAAATCCACCACAATCGAAATGCTGCTTGGCTTACGACGCCCTGATCAAGGGAGCATTACCTACTGGCGTCAGGACTATTTAGCTCAAATAGGGGTTCAATTACAAGCGACCCCATTCTTCCCTAGCTTAAGCTGTATCGAGAATCTACGACTATTTGCAGCCTTTTACAAAACAAAGCTCGATCCTGAAAAAGGAAGATCATTGCTTAGCTTATGCGGTTTGCAGGACGTCGTAGACACCGAAGCCTCCCGTTTATCCGGGGGACAGCAGAAGCGCCTCGCTATTGCTATTGCTACGGTTCACGATCCACAGCTTGTATTTCTTGACGAACCTACCTCCGCACTGGATCCCAGAAGCCGGCAGGAGATTCATACCGTCATCCGCAAGCTGGCCGAAGCAGGAACAGCCGTTGTATTCACCTCTCATGATATGGAAGAGGTTCAGAAGCTGGCTGATCGGGTTACGATGATAAGCAGCGGTTCAATCATAGCTGAAGGAGTCCCCGAAGAGCTCTGCGAACAGTATCAAGTCAGTCATATGAATGAATTGTATTTGAAGCTGACATCGAAGGAGGCTGCGGCTGCATGTTTATGA
- a CDS encoding ABC transporter permease: MFMIIFRSMIVTSLRDRISLFYSILFPAALLFGLGLYFDSPEYRFNLLTGTVLLSTLFWSVQGTAFQVHQQRNRGVYKLLKVTPLSNLSFVLNVTLARTVLGLIINGIILAIGMIAYAISFPMANLAVLGFILALGTLCFTAMGFFVSNLAQNEAQINMFSNLIYIPMLFGSETFYSLQHAPQWIKTAGNLFPLTYLVEGVRISYTDIGEVLPYIGIVTAFTVALIFLAALTFRFDADQTLLFRKYPKV, translated from the coding sequence ATGTTTATGATCATATTCCGCTCCATGATCGTCACATCGTTAAGGGACAGAATTTCTCTTTTCTATTCAATCCTGTTTCCAGCTGCCTTGTTATTCGGACTCGGTTTATATTTCGACTCGCCTGAATACCGGTTTAACCTGCTAACGGGTACTGTCTTATTAAGCACGCTCTTCTGGAGTGTCCAGGGTACCGCCTTTCAAGTACATCAGCAAAGAAACCGAGGAGTCTATAAGCTGCTTAAGGTGACTCCCTTGTCCAACCTATCGTTTGTTCTGAATGTGACTCTAGCCCGTACGGTCCTCGGGTTAATAATTAACGGCATCATTCTGGCTATCGGGATGATCGCTTATGCGATTTCATTCCCAATGGCTAATCTAGCCGTCTTAGGGTTCATTCTGGCTTTAGGAACCTTATGCTTTACAGCCATGGGGTTCTTTGTTTCGAATCTTGCCCAGAACGAAGCCCAAATCAACATGTTCTCGAATCTGATCTATATCCCGATGCTGTTCGGTTCCGAAACCTTTTACAGCCTGCAGCATGCGCCTCAATGGATAAAGACAGCCGGAAATTTGTTCCCGTTAACCTACCTTGTAGAGGGTGTACGAATTTCCTATACCGATATAGGAGAAGTTCTTCCTTATATAGGAATCGTCACCGCATTTACTGTCGCATTAATCTTCCTGGCTGCCCTGACTTTCCGCTTTGATGCCGATCAAACGCTCCTATTCAGAAAATATCCCAAAGTATAG